A stretch of Paenibacillus mucilaginosus 3016 DNA encodes these proteins:
- the dapG gene encoding aspartate kinase, which translates to MKILVQKFGGTSLSTAEARAHVIEHIQDALNQDYKPVVVVSAMGRKGEPYATDTLLEWAASNGNALPPRERDMLLVCGELISAATLCSLLNGHGIPATVLTGAQAGIRTNADFGNAQIHSIDPVRIIEGIEEGKVVIVAGFQGQTEEGDFTTLGRGGSDTSATALGAALHAEMVDIFTDVSGILTADPRIVADAKPLPIVSYVEICNMAHLGAKVIHPRAVEVAMHAGIPVRVRSTFSKDPGTLVTHPSVLKSGPGAVHDRFVTGIAHVAGVSQIRVTPQEGSFDLQLSVFKAMAQERISVDFINVNPSGVVYTVFDHEADRAAKKLEELGLSPQITPNCAKVSVIGGGMNGVPGIMAHIVEALTKEDISILQSADSNTTIWVLVEEHDMAKAVRALHKQFELHR; encoded by the coding sequence ATGAAGATCTTGGTGCAGAAGTTTGGAGGCACGTCCTTGTCCACCGCCGAGGCCAGAGCACATGTAATCGAACACATTCAAGATGCATTGAACCAGGACTATAAACCAGTTGTCGTAGTATCGGCGATGGGTCGCAAGGGTGAGCCCTATGCGACGGATACGCTGCTGGAGTGGGCCGCCTCCAACGGGAATGCGCTTCCTCCCCGGGAGCGAGACATGCTGCTGGTATGCGGTGAGCTGATCTCGGCCGCAACGCTCTGCAGCCTGCTGAACGGGCATGGCATTCCGGCAACCGTTCTTACGGGAGCACAGGCGGGGATTCGCACGAACGCCGACTTCGGAAACGCGCAGATCCATTCGATTGACCCTGTCCGTATTATCGAAGGGATCGAGGAGGGCAAGGTCGTTATCGTCGCCGGGTTCCAGGGACAGACGGAGGAAGGGGATTTCACCACGCTCGGCAGAGGGGGCAGCGACACGTCGGCTACGGCGCTCGGCGCTGCGCTTCATGCCGAGATGGTGGATATCTTCACGGATGTCAGCGGCATTCTTACGGCCGATCCGCGGATCGTCGCGGACGCCAAGCCGCTGCCTATCGTTTCGTATGTCGAGATCTGCAACATGGCACACCTCGGCGCGAAGGTGATTCATCCCCGCGCCGTCGAGGTGGCGATGCATGCCGGCATCCCGGTGCGGGTCCGCTCGACGTTCTCCAAGGATCCGGGCACGCTGGTGACCCATCCTTCCGTGCTGAAGTCAGGTCCCGGAGCGGTCCACGACCGCTTCGTCACCGGGATTGCCCACGTGGCGGGCGTCTCCCAGATCCGGGTGACGCCGCAGGAGGGCAGCTTTGACCTGCAGCTCAGCGTCTTCAAGGCGATGGCGCAGGAGCGGATTTCCGTCGATTTCATCAACGTGAATCCCTCGGGTGTCGTCTACACGGTCTTCGACCATGAGGCGGACCGAGCCGCGAAGAAGCTCGAAGAGCTGGGGCTGTCGCCGCAGATCACGCCGAACTGCGCGAAGGTGTCCGTCATTGGCGGGGGCATGAACGGCGTACCGGGAATTATGGCGCACATTGTTGAAGCGCTGACGAAAGAAGATATCAGCATCCTGCAGTCGGCGGATTCGAACACGACGATCTGGGTGCTGGTGGAAGAACATGATATGGCCAAGGCGGTGCGGGCGCTGCATAAGCAGTTTGAGCTTCACAGGTAG
- a CDS encoding aspartate-semialdehyde dehydrogenase gives MSEQKLFDVAVVGATGAVGQQIIRLLSERDFPIRELKLLSSARSAGRKIEFKGREITIEEARPESFEGVDIALFSAGGDVSRALVPEAIKHGTVCVDNTSAFRMDPDTPLIVPEVNIDRISDHRGIIANPNCSTIQMVHALKPLYDRYGISRIIVSTYQAVSGAGASAIDEMLRQSREVLEGRQPEPQILPVGSLPKKHRIAFNAIPQIDKFVENGFTYEEMKMINETKKILGDDALEVTATCVRIPVVYGHSESVYVELKEDFDVEEVRRLLADAPGIVLEDNPAEQLYPLATEAAGRNETFVGRIRRDLSNPRALNMWIVSDNLLKGAAWNAVQIAEYIAVQQK, from the coding sequence ATGTCGGAACAGAAGTTGTTTGATGTCGCAGTAGTGGGCGCCACCGGAGCGGTTGGTCAGCAGATCATCCGCTTGCTCTCCGAACGGGATTTCCCCATCCGTGAATTGAAGCTGCTTTCTTCCGCGCGTTCCGCCGGCAGAAAGATCGAGTTCAAGGGCCGTGAGATTACAATCGAGGAAGCGAGACCGGAGAGCTTCGAAGGCGTGGATATCGCGCTCTTCAGTGCAGGCGGCGACGTCAGCCGCGCCCTGGTTCCGGAAGCCATCAAGCATGGCACGGTCTGCGTGGACAATACGAGTGCTTTCCGTATGGACCCGGACACCCCGCTGATCGTGCCGGAGGTCAACATCGACCGGATCAGCGATCACCGGGGGATCATTGCCAACCCGAACTGCTCCACGATTCAAATGGTGCATGCGCTGAAGCCGCTCTATGACCGGTACGGGATCTCCCGGATCATCGTATCCACCTACCAGGCCGTATCGGGAGCGGGGGCAAGCGCGATCGACGAGATGCTCCGCCAGTCCCGCGAGGTGCTTGAGGGCAGGCAGCCGGAGCCGCAGATTCTGCCTGTAGGCTCTCTGCCGAAGAAGCACAGAATCGCCTTCAATGCCATCCCGCAGATCGACAAGTTCGTGGAGAACGGCTTTACTTACGAAGAGATGAAGATGATCAATGAAACGAAAAAAATCTTGGGTGACGATGCTCTCGAAGTGACCGCTACCTGCGTTCGCATTCCCGTAGTATACGGCCACTCCGAGTCCGTCTACGTCGAACTGAAGGAAGACTTCGATGTGGAGGAGGTCAGGCGTCTGCTCGCGGATGCTCCGGGCATCGTACTCGAAGACAATCCGGCCGAGCAGCTGTATCCGCTCGCAACGGAGGCGGCCGGCAGGAACGAGACCTTCGTGGGCCGCATCCGCCGTGACCTGAGCAATCCGCGTGCGCTGAACATGTGGATCGTCTCGGATAATCTGCTGAAGGGTGCCGCCTGGAACGCCGTGCAGATCGCCGAGTACATCGCCGTCCAGCAGAAGTAA
- a CDS encoding dipicolinate synthase subunit B, with protein sequence MNWKEITVGFALTGSHCTFEEVMPQIQRFVDAGAKVIPIVSNTIMTTDTRFGTSENWLKQLKDITGNDIISSIVEAEPLGPSKLLDVMVIAPCTGNTTSKLANAMTESPVLMAAKAQMRNGRPLVLAISTNDGLGLNAMNVGKLLITKNIYFVPYGQDAPTAKPNSLVARMDLIMETCEAALSGKQLQPMIIERFNY encoded by the coding sequence ATGAATTGGAAAGAGATTACGGTCGGTTTTGCGCTGACGGGTTCCCACTGCACCTTCGAAGAGGTGATGCCTCAAATCCAGCGGTTTGTCGATGCCGGAGCCAAGGTCATTCCGATTGTTTCCAATACGATTATGACCACGGATACCCGATTCGGCACATCGGAAAATTGGCTAAAACAGTTGAAAGACATCACAGGAAATGATATTATTTCTTCAATTGTTGAAGCAGAACCGCTCGGACCTTCGAAACTGCTCGATGTCATGGTCATCGCCCCTTGCACGGGCAACACGACAAGCAAGCTGGCCAATGCCATGACCGAAAGCCCGGTGCTGATGGCTGCCAAAGCGCAGATGCGCAACGGGCGCCCTCTCGTGCTGGCGATTTCTACGAACGACGGATTAGGGCTGAACGCAATGAACGTAGGCAAGCTGCTCATCACCAAGAACATTTATTTCGTTCCATACGGCCAGGATGCACCGACGGCCAAACCGAATTCGCTCGTGGCACGAATGGATCTCATTATGGAAACCTGCGAGGCCGCCCTCTCGGGCAAGCAGCTTCAGCCGATGATTATCGAACGGTTTAACTATTGA
- the dpsA gene encoding dipicolinate synthase subunit DpsA, which translates to MLTGIQVALIGGDARQLEVISKCSELDATVLLIGFDNLQNAFSGITKAEFTTEALEGMDAVILPAVGTDDSGRIDSLFSSAELRLTREHIAALPKHAKVFTGMAKPYLRELCAESGIGLIELFDRDDVAIYNSIPTAEGAIMMAIQNTDITIHGSTAMVLGFGRTGITLARTLQGMGARVKVGVNKPEYFARAYEMGLNPFHTEELKQQASKVDYVFNTIPAPIITAQVIAQMPHRALIIDLASRPGGTDFRFAEKRGVKAMLAPGLPGIVAPKTAGRIMADTITRIIMEEARARRNEE; encoded by the coding sequence ATGCTGACCGGAATTCAAGTGGCACTGATCGGCGGAGATGCCCGCCAGCTCGAGGTGATCAGCAAGTGCTCCGAGCTGGATGCCACGGTTCTGTTGATCGGCTTCGACAACCTGCAGAACGCCTTCAGCGGCATCACCAAGGCCGAGTTCACCACGGAGGCGCTGGAGGGCATGGATGCGGTGATTCTGCCGGCCGTCGGAACCGATGACAGCGGAAGAATCGACTCGCTTTTCTCATCCGCGGAACTTCGATTGACCCGGGAACATATTGCGGCGCTGCCGAAGCATGCCAAGGTCTTCACAGGCATGGCCAAACCTTACTTACGAGAGCTCTGTGCGGAGAGCGGTATCGGCCTCATCGAGCTGTTCGACCGGGATGATGTGGCGATCTACAACTCCATTCCGACGGCCGAAGGGGCCATCATGATGGCGATCCAGAATACCGATATCACGATCCACGGCTCCACCGCGATGGTGCTCGGCTTCGGCCGCACCGGCATTACGCTGGCCCGCACGCTGCAGGGGATGGGCGCCCGTGTCAAGGTGGGCGTGAACAAACCGGAATATTTTGCAAGGGCCTACGAGATGGGGCTGAATCCGTTCCATACGGAAGAGCTGAAACAGCAGGCGTCGAAAGTGGATTATGTGTTCAATACGATCCCGGCACCGATCATTACGGCTCAGGTGATCGCCCAGATGCCCCACCGCGCCCTGATTATCGATCTGGCCTCCCGGCCGGGAGGGACGGATTTCCGCTTCGCGGAAAAGCGCGGGGTGAAGGCGATGCTCGCTCCGGGGCTTCCGGGCATTGTGGCACCCAAGACGGCGGGGAGGATCATGGCCGACACGATTACCCGCATCATCATGGAAGAGGCAAGAGCGAGGAGGAATGAAGAATGA
- a CDS encoding M16 family metallopeptidase yields MDKYTLNNGLRVVVEKIPTTRSVAFGIWVKTGSRHESQSQNGISHFIEHMLFKGTDKYSAKDIAEIFDGIGGNVNAFTSKEYTCYYCKVLDEHLPLAVDVLSDMFFNSVLDPAELAKEKNVIYEEISMYEDTPDDMVHDLIAKAAFEDHSLGYTIIGTQQNLAAMDSGTLRDYMNSHYTIGNTVISIAGNVNDDVIALMEKHFGAFAAQGTPSEEQPLSFHSNLQYHKKKTEQNHICLSLPGLSAKDERLYAMVLLNNAIGGGMSSRLFQEIREKRGLAYSVYSYHTSYQDGGLFTIYTGTAPKQTDEVLKVTLEMMSDLKEKGLSEAELRKGKEQMKGSLILSLESTSARMNRLGKNELMLGRHYSLDEMIERVEAVEMEHITGLIGSMLSSPFAVAMVGQNDTAIQGFRRDILV; encoded by the coding sequence TTGGACAAATATACATTGAATAACGGGCTCCGGGTCGTTGTGGAGAAGATTCCCACCACCCGTTCCGTTGCCTTCGGCATCTGGGTCAAAACCGGATCGCGCCACGAGAGCCAAAGCCAAAACGGGATCTCGCATTTCATCGAACATATGCTCTTCAAGGGCACGGATAAATACAGCGCCAAAGACATCGCCGAGATCTTCGACGGCATCGGCGGCAATGTGAACGCCTTTACTTCCAAGGAATACACCTGCTACTACTGCAAGGTGCTTGACGAGCATCTCCCGCTGGCCGTGGATGTGCTCTCCGACATGTTCTTCAACTCGGTGCTCGACCCGGCGGAACTGGCCAAGGAGAAGAACGTCATCTACGAGGAAATCTCCATGTACGAAGACACCCCCGACGATATGGTGCATGATCTCATCGCCAAGGCGGCCTTCGAGGACCATTCGCTCGGCTACACGATCATCGGGACGCAGCAGAATCTGGCGGCCATGGATTCCGGCACGCTGCGGGATTACATGAATTCCCACTATACGATCGGCAATACGGTCATCAGCATCGCGGGCAACGTCAACGACGATGTCATCGCTCTGATGGAGAAGCACTTCGGTGCGTTCGCGGCCCAAGGAACGCCGAGTGAAGAGCAGCCGCTCTCGTTCCACAGCAACCTGCAGTACCACAAGAAAAAGACCGAGCAGAACCACATCTGTCTCTCGCTTCCTGGCCTGTCGGCGAAGGATGAGCGGCTCTATGCGATGGTGCTCCTCAACAACGCGATCGGCGGCGGCATGAGCTCGCGCCTGTTCCAGGAGATCCGCGAGAAGCGGGGCCTGGCTTACTCCGTCTACTCGTACCATACGTCCTACCAGGACGGCGGTCTGTTCACGATCTATACGGGAACGGCGCCGAAGCAGACGGATGAAGTGCTGAAGGTCACCCTCGAGATGATGTCCGATCTGAAGGAGAAGGGACTCTCCGAGGCCGAGCTGCGCAAGGGCAAGGAGCAGATGAAGGGCAGCCTGATTCTCAGCCTCGAGAGCACCTCCGCACGCATGAACCGACTCGGCAAGAACGAACTGATGCTCGGCCGCCACTACAGCCTCGACGAGATGATCGAGCGGGTGGAAGCGGTGGAGATGGAGCATATCACGGGTCTCATCGGCAGCATGCTGTCCAGTCCTTTCGCTGTGGCGATGGTAGGACAGAATGATACCGCGATCCAGGGCTTCAGGAGGGATATCCTTGTCTGA
- a CDS encoding polysaccharide deacetylase family protein: MKRYPIATAAVCLGLLLVGLENSEAVDGFAARAREQAEEAPAARRVPAMEAVEAAVRLVTGEEQEADRSETLRKIQAEAEKRREAPVNARIDPVWKAVPGYNGLEVDVEATMQLAEEQGYREPLKLVYKEIPPAIGLDQLGAQPIYMGNPKKKMAALMVNVAWGDEFLEPLLATLRQEGVHATFFFDGMWLKKNAETARRILSEGHEAGNHAYSHKDMSKLDRMGNRNEISKTEALLTGGVGVKNKLFAPPSGDYSQTTVQVAHELKLRTILWTLDTVDWKKPEPSSIVRKVEAKVAPGTLILMHPTSSSSAALKGMIQAIRSKGLALGTVSEVISPERVPEVESTRQ; this comes from the coding sequence ATGAAACGGTATCCTATAGCAACAGCGGCAGTATGTTTGGGCCTGCTGCTCGTGGGCCTGGAGAACTCCGAGGCGGTGGACGGTTTCGCTGCCCGGGCCCGGGAACAGGCCGAGGAGGCACCGGCTGCGCGCAGGGTGCCTGCGATGGAGGCGGTGGAAGCCGCCGTCCGGCTGGTGACCGGGGAGGAGCAGGAGGCGGACCGCAGCGAGACGCTGCGGAAGATTCAAGCGGAGGCGGAGAAGCGCCGGGAGGCACCGGTTAACGCGCGCATCGACCCGGTCTGGAAGGCGGTGCCCGGCTACAACGGGCTGGAAGTTGACGTGGAAGCCACGATGCAGCTGGCGGAGGAGCAGGGCTACCGGGAGCCTCTGAAGCTCGTCTACAAGGAGATTCCGCCAGCCATCGGCCTCGACCAGCTGGGAGCCCAGCCGATCTACATGGGGAACCCCAAGAAGAAGATGGCGGCGCTGATGGTCAATGTCGCCTGGGGCGACGAGTTCCTGGAGCCCCTCCTGGCCACGCTGCGCCAGGAGGGGGTCCATGCGACGTTCTTTTTCGACGGGATGTGGCTGAAGAAGAATGCGGAGACCGCCCGGCGCATCCTCTCCGAAGGGCATGAAGCGGGCAATCACGCCTACTCCCATAAGGACATGAGCAAGCTGGACCGCATGGGCAACCGCAATGAAATCTCGAAGACGGAGGCCCTGCTGACCGGCGGGGTCGGGGTAAAGAACAAGCTGTTCGCCCCGCCGTCAGGCGATTACAGCCAGACTACCGTGCAGGTCGCCCATGAGCTCAAGCTGCGCACGATCCTCTGGACGCTCGATACCGTTGACTGGAAGAAGCCCGAACCCTCCTCGATCGTACGCAAGGTGGAGGCCAAGGTGGCTCCGGGGACGCTCATTCTCATGCATCCCACCTCCTCGAGCAGCGCTGCGCTCAAGGGGATGATCCAGGCGATCCGCTCCAAAGGGCTGGCGCTCGGGACCGTCTCCGAAGTCATTTCACCGGAACGAGTGCCCGAAGTTGAGTCCACCCGCCAATAG
- the pnp gene encoding polyribonucleotide nucleotidyltransferase produces MQKQVQMDLGGRTLILETGRLAKQANAAVVAKYGDTVILCTVTASSEPKDLDFFPLTVNYEERLYSVGKIPGGFIKREGRPSEKAILASRLTDRPIRPLFPEGFRNDVQIANIVMSVDQDCSPEIAAMIGTSAALSISDVPFNGPVGGVIVGRVDGQFVINPTLEQADKSDIHLVVAGTKDAIMMVEAGADEVPEEVMLEAIMFGHDEIRKIVAVQEQLVAEAGKPKMEVKLHAVDAEVSAAVREFAQARLIEAIKVQEKHARQEAIDAVNAEAKEHFALVYAETPEKMADVKETLYDIVKEEVRRLITHDKVRPDGRALDEIRPIECDISLLPRTHGSGLFTRGQTQALSICTLGALGDVQILDGIDLEESKRFMHHYNFPPFSVGEARPLRPPGRREIGHGALGERALEPIIPNETDFPYTIRLVSEVLESNGSTSQASICASTLALMDAGVPIKAPVAGVAMGLIKDGEHFSILSDIQGMEDHLGDMDFKVAGTAKGVTALQMDIKIDGIDRSILTQSLEQAKVGRMHILNKMLERIQEPKTSLSKYAPKILTMQINPDKIRDVIGAGGKIINKIIEETGVKIDIEQDGRVFIASSNQEMNEKARQIIEGIVREVIVGEIYLGTVKRIEKFGAFVEILPGKDGLVHISQLSTERVAKVEDAVKIGDQITVKVTEIDGQGRVNLSRKAVLTAEAPAQT; encoded by the coding sequence ATGCAGAAGCAGGTGCAGATGGATCTCGGCGGACGTACGCTGATCCTCGAAACCGGGCGTCTGGCCAAGCAGGCCAACGCGGCCGTCGTGGCAAAGTACGGCGATACGGTGATTCTATGTACGGTTACGGCTTCGTCCGAACCGAAAGATCTCGATTTCTTCCCGCTCACCGTGAACTACGAAGAGCGGTTATACTCTGTGGGTAAAATCCCGGGGGGCTTTATCAAGCGTGAAGGCCGTCCGAGCGAGAAAGCGATTCTGGCGAGCCGTCTGACGGACCGTCCGATCCGCCCGCTGTTCCCGGAAGGGTTCCGCAACGACGTGCAGATCGCCAACATCGTCATGAGCGTGGATCAGGACTGCTCTCCCGAGATTGCAGCGATGATCGGAACCTCGGCGGCGCTGAGCATCTCCGACGTGCCGTTTAACGGCCCTGTAGGCGGTGTGATCGTCGGCCGTGTGGATGGTCAGTTCGTCATCAATCCGACGCTGGAGCAGGCCGATAAGAGCGATATTCACCTCGTGGTAGCGGGTACCAAAGACGCCATCATGATGGTGGAAGCGGGCGCCGACGAAGTGCCGGAGGAAGTGATGCTCGAGGCGATCATGTTCGGCCACGATGAGATCCGCAAGATCGTTGCGGTGCAGGAGCAGCTCGTCGCTGAAGCCGGCAAGCCGAAGATGGAAGTGAAGCTGCACGCGGTGGACGCGGAAGTCAGCGCAGCGGTGCGTGAATTCGCACAGGCCCGCCTGATCGAAGCGATCAAGGTGCAGGAGAAGCATGCCCGCCAGGAAGCGATCGATGCGGTGAATGCCGAAGCGAAGGAGCACTTTGCCCTCGTATACGCCGAAACGCCGGAGAAAATGGCCGACGTCAAGGAAACCCTGTATGATATCGTAAAAGAAGAAGTCAGACGCCTCATCACGCATGACAAAGTACGTCCGGACGGCCGTGCCCTCGATGAGATCCGTCCGATCGAATGCGACATCTCCCTGCTGCCCCGCACGCACGGCTCCGGCCTGTTCACGCGCGGTCAAACGCAGGCGCTCAGCATCTGCACCCTCGGTGCGCTCGGCGACGTCCAGATTCTCGACGGCATCGACCTCGAAGAATCGAAGCGCTTCATGCACCACTATAATTTCCCTCCGTTCTCCGTAGGGGAAGCCAGACCGCTTCGTCCTCCGGGCCGCCGCGAAATCGGCCACGGTGCACTGGGTGAGCGCGCACTCGAGCCGATCATTCCGAACGAAACCGACTTCCCGTACACGATCCGTCTCGTATCCGAAGTGCTGGAATCCAACGGTTCCACCTCCCAGGCAAGTATCTGCGCGAGCACGCTGGCTCTGATGGATGCCGGGGTACCGATCAAGGCGCCGGTTGCCGGTGTAGCCATGGGTCTGATCAAGGACGGCGAGCATTTCTCGATTCTCTCCGATATTCAGGGGATGGAAGACCACCTCGGCGATATGGACTTCAAGGTAGCCGGTACCGCCAAAGGCGTAACGGCACTGCAGATGGACATCAAGATCGACGGGATCGACCGCAGCATCCTGACCCAGTCGCTGGAGCAGGCGAAAGTCGGCCGGATGCACATCCTGAACAAAATGCTGGAGCGCATCCAGGAGCCGAAGACTTCGCTTTCGAAGTACGCGCCGAAGATCCTCACAATGCAGATCAATCCGGACAAGATCCGCGATGTCATCGGAGCGGGCGGCAAAATCATCAACAAGATCATCGAAGAAACCGGCGTCAAGATCGACATCGAACAGGACGGCCGCGTCTTCATCGCTTCTTCGAATCAGGAGATGAACGAGAAGGCACGCCAGATCATCGAGGGCATCGTTCGCGAAGTGATCGTCGGCGAGATTTACCTCGGTACGGTCAAGCGGATTGAGAAGTTCGGCGCATTCGTCGAAATCCTGCCGGGTAAAGACGGCCTCGTGCACATCTCGCAGCTGTCGACCGAACGGGTAGCCAAGGTGGAAGACGCCGTGAAGATCGGCGACCAGATCACGGTGAAGGTGACCGAGATTGACGGTCAAGGCCGCGTCAACCTGTCCCGCAAAGCCGTACTGACCGCTGAGGCACCGGCCCAAACGTAG
- the rpsO gene encoding 30S ribosomal protein S15, whose translation MALTQERKQELIATHKTHESDTGSPEVQIAILTENIVNLTSHLKTHKKDHHSRRGLLKMVGQRRKLLTYLKNKDVQRYSDLIAKLGLRR comes from the coding sequence ATGGCACTTACACAAGAACGCAAACAGGAACTGATTGCTACTCACAAGACACACGAGAGCGATACGGGATCTCCTGAAGTTCAGATCGCAATCCTCACGGAAAACATCGTGAACCTGACCAGCCATTTGAAGACGCACAAGAAGGACCACCACTCCCGTCGTGGTCTCCTCAAGATGGTCGGTCAACGCCGTAAACTTCTGACGTACCTGAAGAATAAGGACGTTCAGCGTTACAGCGACCTGATCGCAAAGCTCGGTCTGCGCCGCTAA
- a CDS encoding bifunctional riboflavin kinase/FAD synthetase yields MMRTLQLTFPLPSPGGEGPPCGVLAIGDFDGVHLGHQEVIGRAVERGRELALPAAIMTFHPHPRQVLGMDKYTRLLTPLPAKEKRLRELGVDTLCVVDFSKSFMCVTPEQFVEEMLIPLGVNTVFVGFDFTFGHRGAGTPDTLCELAAGRFAVEVVRPFHMDGQKVSSTLVREALLAGRVRQAAHLLGRPYHVTGTVVHGDGRGHSIGFPTANVEVREPYVVPANGVYAVQVEVRGQKKAGVMNLGVKPTFGSDLQEPVLEAHLFDFDDSVYGEEVRVEFIEYIRAERRFESVGELIEQIGRDAREARNLLTEENSAEML; encoded by the coding sequence ATGATGAGAACGTTACAGCTGACATTCCCGCTGCCGTCTCCCGGCGGCGAGGGCCCGCCCTGCGGGGTTCTGGCGATCGGTGACTTTGACGGCGTCCATCTGGGCCATCAGGAGGTCATCGGCCGGGCCGTGGAGCGGGGCAGGGAGCTTGCTCTGCCGGCCGCGATCATGACCTTCCATCCGCACCCGAGACAGGTGCTCGGCATGGACAAGTATACCCGGCTGCTGACGCCGCTTCCTGCCAAAGAGAAGCGCCTCCGGGAGCTGGGCGTGGATACGCTCTGCGTAGTCGATTTCAGCAAATCGTTCATGTGTGTGACACCGGAGCAGTTTGTCGAGGAGATGCTGATTCCGCTTGGGGTCAATACCGTCTTCGTCGGCTTTGACTTTACGTTCGGGCACCGCGGCGCCGGTACGCCGGATACCCTGTGCGAGCTGGCCGCCGGCCGGTTTGCGGTCGAAGTCGTCCGGCCGTTCCATATGGACGGCCAGAAGGTGAGCTCCACTCTGGTGCGGGAAGCGCTGCTCGCCGGCCGGGTCCGGCAGGCCGCCCATCTGCTCGGCCGCCCTTATCATGTGACGGGCACGGTGGTGCATGGTGACGGCCGAGGGCATTCCATCGGGTTCCCCACCGCCAACGTCGAAGTGAGGGAGCCTTATGTCGTGCCGGCGAACGGAGTTTACGCCGTACAGGTGGAAGTCCGCGGACAGAAGAAGGCCGGGGTGATGAACCTCGGGGTGAAGCCGACGTTCGGCTCCGATCTGCAGGAGCCGGTACTCGAGGCGCACTTGTTTGATTTTGACGATTCCGTCTACGGCGAAGAGGTCAGGGTGGAATTTATTGAATATATCCGCGCCGAACGCAGATTCGAATCGGTCGGCGAGCTGATCGAACAGATCGGAAGGGATGCCCGTGAAGCCCGGAATTTGCTCACGGAAGAAAATTCCGCAGAAATGCTTTAA
- the truB gene encoding tRNA pseudouridine(55) synthase TruB, which translates to MTLEGILPVWKPAGFTSHDVVAKVRRILKIKRIGHTGTLDPQVTGVLPLCIGRATRLVEYIQELPKEYEATLRLGIATDTEDLSGSVLRTEDGLSLKLTPEEVTEAIHRFTGEIEQVPPMYSAVKVDGKRLYDLARQGVEVERKARRVTIHKIEVLSTDWTGDYPEVRFRVLCSKGTYIRTLCVDIGAAIGVPAVMAELVRTSTGQIRAESCLTLEQIEELQREGLLQQRLVPMERALSHLPEVLLNEVQTQKALQGQKIRVLPSAVSHLTGGETAAVFSPTRELIGIYEWDPVQGLLIPNKIFS; encoded by the coding sequence ATGACGCTAGAAGGCATTCTGCCGGTTTGGAAACCGGCCGGATTTACCTCACATGACGTCGTAGCCAAAGTCCGGCGCATCCTGAAGATCAAGCGGATCGGTCATACCGGTACGCTCGATCCGCAGGTGACAGGGGTGCTCCCCCTGTGCATCGGACGGGCTACCCGTCTTGTGGAATACATACAGGAGCTTCCGAAGGAATATGAGGCGACGCTGCGTCTTGGCATCGCCACCGATACCGAGGATCTCTCCGGCAGCGTGCTCCGCACGGAGGATGGGCTCAGCTTGAAGCTGACTCCGGAGGAAGTGACCGAAGCCATCCACCGCTTCACCGGTGAGATTGAGCAGGTGCCGCCCATGTATTCCGCCGTGAAGGTGGACGGGAAGCGGCTGTACGATCTGGCCAGACAAGGCGTGGAGGTCGAGCGCAAAGCCCGCAGGGTGACGATTCACAAGATCGAGGTGCTCTCCACGGATTGGACGGGGGATTATCCGGAAGTCCGGTTTCGCGTTCTCTGCTCCAAAGGCACCTACATCCGGACGCTCTGCGTCGACATCGGTGCGGCGATCGGGGTGCCGGCGGTCATGGCGGAACTCGTACGCACGTCCACCGGACAAATCCGGGCGGAGTCCTGTCTCACCCTGGAGCAGATCGAAGAGCTTCAGCGGGAGGGATTGCTGCAGCAGCGGCTCGTGCCGATGGAACGGGCGCTGTCCCACCTGCCGGAGGTGCTTCTGAACGAAGTCCAGACGCAGAAGGCGCTGCAGGGCCAAAAGATCCGGGTGCTGCCTTCTGCCGTTTCTCATCTGACCGGCGGAGAGACAGCTGCTGTTTTCTCCCCAACCCGCGAACTGATCGGAATTTATGAGTGGGATCCTGTCCAGGGTCTGCTCATTCCAAACAAGATTTTTTCCTAA